The following proteins come from a genomic window of Ailuropoda melanoleuca isolate Jingjing chromosome 2, ASM200744v2, whole genome shotgun sequence:
- the TMEM37 gene encoding voltage-dependent calcium channel gamma-like subunit: MTAIAVQAQRLLAQRRPQRPFLESFIRALIIVCAALALVLSSISICDGHWLLAEDRLFGLWHFCTSSNQTGTHCLRDLSRAQVPGLAVGMVLARSMGALAVVAAILGLELLMVSQVCEDLHSRSKWAVGSVVLLISFVLSSGGLLSFVILLWNHVTLTGFTLMFWCEFTASFLFFLNAISGLHINSITQPWGQPRKF, translated from the exons ATGACTGCCATCGCCGTGCAG GCCCAGAGGCTGCTGGCCCAGAGGAGGCCCCAGCGGCCCTTCTTGGAATCCTTCATCCGGGCCCTCATCATTGTGTGTGCTGCCCTGGCCTTGGTCCTCTCTTCCATCTCCATCTGCGATGGCCACTGGCTGCTGGCTGAGGACCGCCTCTTCGGGCTCTGGCACTTCTGCACTTCCTCCAACCAGACGGGGACACACTGTCTCAGAGACCTGAGTCGGGCCCAAGTGCCCGGGCTGGCCGTGGGCATGGTCCTGGCCCGTAGCATGGGCGCCTTGGCCGTGGTGGCCGCCATTTTGGGCCTAGAGCTCCTCATGGTGTCCCAGGTGTGTGAGGACCTCCACTCACGGAGCAAGTGGGCCGTGGGCTCTGTGGTCCTCCTCATCTCCTTCGTCCTCTCCTCCGGGGGGCTCCTGAGTTTTGTGATTCTCCTCTGGAACCATGTCACGCTCACTGGCTTCACCCTGATGTTCTGGTGCGAGTTCAcggcctccttcctcttctttctcaatGCCATCAGTGGCCTTCACATCAACAGCATCACCCAGCCCTGGGGCCAACCAAGGAAATTTTAG
- the SCTR gene encoding secretin receptor isoform X4, with protein MSCWPSSALGLTVEVGCPQFLQILTGRNGSMFRNCTQDGWSETFPRADLACGVNVNDSSNEKRGSGGLPHCPGVSARRGCSEDPGTVRAALCRHETGGDLVMKAKEKHRGGYMPGARLHEYLMKLKVMYTVGYSSSLVMLLVALGILCAFRRRFSLWKVKRLARGPGRPAPHGPAFSPSRRLHCTRNYIHMHLFVSFILRALSNFIKDAVLFSSDDVAHCDAHRVGCKLVMAFFQYCIMANYAWLLVEGLYLHTLLVISFFSERKCLQGFVALGWGSPAIFVASWAISRHFLEDVGCWDINANASIWWVIRGPVILSILINFILFINILRILMRKLRTQETRGNEVNHYKRLAKSTLLLIPLFGVHYIVFAFSPEDAIEVQWFFELALGSFQGLVVAVLYCFLNGEVQLEVQKKWRQWHLRESLLRPVALSSSSFSNGTSGLAHSTKASTLEPSRATYRASVI; from the exons ATGAGCTGCTGGCCCTCCTCCGCGCTGGGACTGACTGTGGAAGTGGGGTGCCCCCAGTTCCTGCAGATACTCACCGGTAGAAACG GTTCCATGTTTCGAAACTGCACACAGGACGGCTGGTCGGAAACCTTCCCCCGGGCTGACCTGGCCTGTGGGGTTAACGTGAACGACTCATCCAATGAGAAGCGG GGTTCAGGGGGCCTGCCTCACTGCCCTGGTGTGTCAGCCCGGAGGGGGTGCTCTGAGGACCCGGGCACAGTGAGAGCTGCCCTCTGTCGCCACGAGACTGGGGGTGACTTAGTCATGAAAGCGAAAGAGAAGCACCGTGGTGGCTACATGCCTGGAGCCAGGCTG CACGAGTACCTGATGAAGCTGAAGGTCATGTACACCGTGGGCTACAGCTCCTCCCTGGTGATGCTCCTGGTGGCCCTCGGCATCCTCTGTGCTTTCCG GAGGAGATTCAGTCTCTGGAAGGTGAAAAGGCTTGCCCGAGGTCCCGGTCGTCCAGCCCCCCACGGCCCCGCATTCTCTCCCTCCAGGAGGCTCCACTGCACTCGCAACTACATCCACATGCACCTTTTCGTGTCCTTCATCCTGCGTGCCCTGTCCAACTTCATCAAGGACGCTGTGCTCTTCTCCTCGGACGACGTCGCTCACTGTGATGCCCACAGG GTGGGCTGTAAGCTGGTCATGGCTTTCTTCCAGTACTGCATCATGGCCAACTACGCCTGGCTGCTGGTGGAAGGCCTCTACCTTCACACGCTCCTCGTCATCTCCTTCTTCTCCGAAAGGAAGTGCCTCCAGGGATTTGTTGCCCTCGGATGGG gTTCCCCGGCCATTTTTGTTGCTTCATGGGCTATCAGCAGGCACTTTCTGGAAGATGTGGG GTGCTGGGACATCAACGCCAACGCATCCATCTGGTGGGTCATTCGGGGGCCCGTGATCCTCTCCATCCTG ATTAACTTCATCCTTTTTATAAACATTCTAAGAATCCTGATGAGAAAACTTAGAACCCAAGAAACAAGAGGGAATGAAGTAAACCATTATAA GCGCCTGGCCAAGTCCACTCTCCTGCTGATCCCGCTCTTTGGAGTCCACTACATCGTCTTTGCCTTCTCCCCAGAGGACGCCATCGAGGTCCAGTGGTTCTTTGAATTGGCCCTTGGCTCTTTCCAG GGCCTGGTGGTGGCGGTCCTCTACTGCTTCCTCAACGGGGAG GTGCAGCTGGAGGTTCAGAAGAAGTGGCGGCAGTGGCACCTCCGTGAGTCCCTACTGCGCCCCGTGGccctcagctcctcctccttcAGCAACGGCACCAGTGGCCTCGCCCACAGCACCAAGGCCAGCACGCTGGAGCCCAGCCGGGCCACCTACAGGGCCAGTGTCATCTGA